The proteins below come from a single Triplophysa rosa linkage group LG12, Trosa_1v2, whole genome shotgun sequence genomic window:
- the tnni1c gene encoding troponin I, skeletal, slow c: MYFLSLILKAPAPLAPRGVQAKPKSKISASRKLSLKILLLQRAIDDLEQEKVSRDEEKVRYLAEKMPPLQVTGLSMDELQKLCRQLHAKIDVVDEERYDFEAKVNKNNRDIHELNLKVRDLGGKFKKPALRKVRVSADEMMRALLGSKHKGSMDLRANLKSVKKEDIKQEKVMSSEVGDWRKNVEAMSGMEGRKKMFDAAGGGQ, from the exons atgTATTTTTTGTCTCTTATTTTAAAGGCACCTGCTCCATTGGCCCCTCGAGGAGTGCAGGCCAag CCAAAGTCCAAAATCTCTGCCTCGCGAAAACTctctttaaag ATCCTCTTGCTCCAAAGAGCCATTGACGATCTAGAACAGGAGAAAGTGAGTCGGGATGAAGAGAAGGTGAGATATCTGGCCGAGAAGATGCCACCCCTTCAGGTAACTGGCCTCTCAATGGATGAGCTACAG AAACTGTGCCGGCAACTTCATGCCAAAATCGATGTAGTGGACGAGGAGAGATACGACTTTGAGGCCAAagtgaataaaaacaacagagaT ATCCATGAGTTGAACCTTAAGGTGCGAGATTTAGGTGGCAAGTTTAAGAAACCGGCCCTGAGGAAGGTGCGTGTGTCTGCCGATGAGATGATGAGAGCTCTGCTGGGCTCCAAACACAAGGGCTCCATGGATCTCAGGGCTAACCTTAAATCTGTGAAGAAAGAAGACATCAAACAAGAGAAG gttatGTCGTCAGAGGTGGGTGACTGGCGTAAGAACGTCGAGGCCATGTCAGGCATGGAGGGCAGgaagaaaatgtttgatgctgctGGTGGTGGACAGTGA